The Bacteroidia bacterium genomic interval GGAATCTCTTCTATTGTCGTAATCGTCTCGTCTGTCCTGATATGATTCTCTTCTGTCCTCATAAGCATCTCGCCGATCGCGGTAAGAGTCTCGCCTTTCATCATAGGAATCCCGGCGATCGTAATAGTATTCTTCTCTGTCCTCATAGTAATCCCTTCTGCGGTCGTACTTTCCGCGATACTTCCAGGCTAAATATTCAAACCTGGGTCCGGGTCGATAAAATTGGGGACTAGCACGATCTATCCGCTGAAGAATACCATCAAGAGGTACGTGCACGATAATTTGTGCAGATAACTTTGGGCTGGAAGCAAAAAATAATCCACTAAGGATCAGAGATAGGGTTAACGTTTGGGCATACTTTTTCATTTGTTTTCGGTTAACAAGTAATGAATATGAAATTTCTGTCCCGTGGTGGTGGTTCTTGCCCCTAAATACAAGGCTTTATGCTGAAGGTTGCATGAAGAAAGAAATTATATGGATTTTGCTCTTGATTGGCGGGGAAAAACCGTTTTTAATTTAAACGCTCTCTATAGTAAAGAAGGAAGTATTGAGGCTTTATATTGCAAAAATCCGTGGGAACTCCCAGCGCTTATTTCCAGGAATTATTATAAAAACAGAAAATCCCCGAGCATACACTCGAGGATTTCTATATTCTTGCATCCCGTAGGGGAGTCGAACCCCTGTTGCCAGAATGAAAATCTGGAGTCCTAACCACTAGACGAACGGGACAAGAACTGCTTTATTCAAAAGCGTGTGCAAATCTAGTACTCTGCTTTGTTTCTGTCAAGTTTTTTCTAAAAAAATCTCACAATTTTCTGATTCTGGCGTGAAGAATAAATTCTCAATAATATTGACTGCTGCCAGACATTTAATTTAGACCTCCCTAGATTAATTTTAGAGATGTATACAGTTTGCCTGACACAATTGCCTAAGCAACTAAAGACCAATTATTTAGACAAGAAAAGGCTGCCAAAAATCTCCCCTCCAACATTTTGGTTTTGCCAATGTGACAGCGTATTTTAGCGGCGTTTTTGGCTCAGGCAACTGAGTATTTATTATTACCAAAAAACCTTTGAAGATGTCATTAAAAGTAGGTATCAACGGATTTGGACGTATCGGAAGACTTGTTTTCCGCCGTCTGATCGACAATCCTAACGTAGAGATCGTAAAAATCAACGACCTTACAGATAACGCCACCCTCGCAAACCTTTTGAAATTTGATTCCATTCATGGCAAATTTCCAGGTACTGTAGACGGGTCGGACGATGAGTCTATTACCGTAAACGGAACAAAAATTCTCGCTAGTGCAGAAAGAAATCCTGAAAACCTCGCTTGGGGAGATTTAGGAGTTGATGTAGTAGTTGAGTCTACAGGTGTTTTCCGTAATATGGAAGGTGCTCAAAAACACATCACTGCTGGTGCTAAAAAAGTAGTTATCTCTGCTCCTGCTAAAGGAAAAGTTGATGCGACTGTAGTATTGGGAGTAAATGATGAAGTACTTAAGCCCGGAATGCAAGTTGTTTCCAATGCTTCTTGTACTACCAACTGTCTGGCTCCTATGGCTAAGGTTCTGCATGAGAAATTCGGAATCAAATCAGGATACATCACAACTATTCATGGATATACTGCTGACCAGCG includes:
- the gap gene encoding type I glyceraldehyde-3-phosphate dehydrogenase: MSLKVGINGFGRIGRLVFRRLIDNPNVEIVKINDLTDNATLANLLKFDSIHGKFPGTVDGSDDESITVNGTKILASAERNPENLAWGDLGVDVVVESTGVFRNMEGAQKHITAGAKKVVISAPAKGKVDATVVLGVNDEVLKPGMQVVSNASCTTNCLAPMAKVLHEKFGIKSGYITTIHGYTADQRIQDAPHSDLRRARAAAINIVPTSTGAAVAVGLVLPELDGVLDGIAARVPVPDGSLTDLVVMLDKEASAADINAAMKEAADGPMKGILEYSDDPLVSSDIIGNPHSCIFDSGMTRVNGNMVKVVGWYDNEMGYSSRVADLIERF